CTGGATTACGTTTTTGCCAATCAGCTGCAAATTGCGGATGGCAAATTTACCGGCAACATCAATGGGGATATTATCGACGGACAGAAGAAAGCTGAAATTTTAAAAACCATCGCCCAGGTCGAAAACATCAGTCTCAAACAAACCATCGCGGTTGGCGATGGCGCCAACGATTTGCCAATGATCAGCATTGCCGGCCTGGGCGTAGCATTCCATGCCAAACCCATTGTCAGAGAAAATGCCCAGCGCAGCATCTCCAGTGTGGGACTGGACAGCTTACTGTACCTGATGGGGATCAGCGAAAGGGAAATCCGGCAGCGATAAAAACAATCCCGCCCCTTATTCCACCAGAAACGCCATTAAATGCGAGTTGAACGTATCGGCCTGTTCAATGTTGGAAAGATGCGCAGCCTGCGGAATAACCACCAGTTTGGAACCTTTAATTTGCGCATGCATGGCTTCTGAAGCAGCCACCGGTGTGCCCGGATCATCAGCACCCACCATAATTAGGGTTTTCGTTTCCACTGCGTCCAGTTGATCCAGATAATTCAGACGGCGAATCGCCTCACTGCAACCGACGTATCCTGCCAGCGGTGTAGCCAAAATCTGCTGCCGGATGCGATCAATTCCAGGGCGATTTTGCTGCAGATAATCCGGTGTAAACCAGCGTTCGAGTGTTGATTCGGCCACTGCCTGCATGCCGCCGGTGATGGCCGCATCAATGCGCTCCTGCCAAACCGGCTGGGCTTCAGCAGGAATCACGGCTGCGGTATCTGCCAAGACCAGTGTGTTGAGACGGCTTTGATCACGCAGCGCCAGACCTTGACCGATCATGCCGCCCATCGACAAACCCACCCAATACACCCGATCAAGCTTGAGCGCGTCCAGTAGGCCAATGGCGTCATCAACCAGCTGCTCTAACGTATAGGGCCCCTGAGGCGCCTGGCTCTGGCCGTGACCGCGGGTATCAAATCGCAAAACGCGGAAGTGGCTTTCCAGCAGCTCAATCTGCGGCCACCACATCACCTGACTGCAGGCCAATGAGTGGCTGAGCACCACCACCGGCGCCTTTTCTTTGCCTGACAATTCATAATGAATATTGATCCCATTGGCTTCAATGTTCATCATTTCACCTCTTGTTCATTATTCGTCATGAAGACAACATACAATATCAATTCAAAAAAGATAATCAATCGAGGACGAATGCCAAAATGGGTATCATGATGTCACGCATCGTACTCATCGCCGCTTCGTCCTCAAAATTTAACGTGAAATAGTCATGCTGCGGCGGATTTGGCAATTTACTATTCCGTATCCGGCTTCTTCAAGTAAAATGACAGCACCATCCCCACTAAAGAGATAACGCCGGCAACCATAAGCGGCAGTGTAAAGGAGCCACTCATATCTGCCAGATAGCCGCCAAGCGCTGGGCCCAAAGCCTGTCCAATACCAAAAAATAGGGTGACGAAGCCAAGACCTGCAGGTGCCAGACGCGGTCCGACAAAATCCCCGGCTGCGGCAGCCATGATCGTAGGAATGCTCCAGGCGGTGAGACCGAATAAAATAGCCGACAGAAAAAAACCAATATCGACCTTGATCAGCGCATAGATAATATATGAAAGCCCGAGCACCAAATATGCCAGAGCAGCGCCACGGCTTCTTCCCAGCACATCCGATATTTTGCCCCAAATAACACCACAAAAAATACTCAGACCGCCCACCAGTGCAAATAAATTGCCGGCCCATACCGATGAGAGACCTATCTCTCCGGTTAAATATTCCTTAAAGAAAGTTAGATATATAACGTAGGAAAAGCCATAAAAAAAATAGACGACTCCTAAATACCAGATTGCTCCCATTTTGATGACACCGGTCCATTGTAGGGAGGAAATTTTACCTGTGGATGCTGATTCAGAGGCCGAATCAGATGTTGTATCTTGGCCCACCTGCTGGAGTCCCTTTTCCTCTGGTCGGCTCCGAACAAACTTAAAGACAACACCTGCAATTAAAATCACAGCTCCGCCCAAAAAATACCAAGAAATGCGCCAGCCATTGGGACCCAGAAGCGCTAATATTCTGGTAACCCCGAGGCTAGCAATCATCATACCCAATCCGATTCCAGCGGATACAATCCCGGTGGCAAAACCTCTTCGCCTCATGGCAAACCAGGCCGAACCCAGAGCCATTGCAGGCACAAAAGAAGCGCCGTTGCCTAATCCAGTCAACAAACGCATGGCAAATGCAAAGCCAAACGATTGCGCCAGACCGGTTAGTATCATTGTGATGCCCATGAGGATTAGGGCCGCCGTAATAACCACCCGTGCCCCAAATCGCGCTGCCAGAAATCCGCCGATAAGCGCCATCGCCAGGTATCCAATAAAATTGCCTGTACTCAATAGCCCCATATAATAGTTTGAAAAACCAAGGTCATTTTTCATAGCCGGTAGAATAACGGTATAGGACATTCGCCCAAAACCGTGGGCGGCAATGGTCGTCAGCATTCCCATAAAGACGACCACCCAGCCATAATGCAGTTTGCCTTCTTTCATGCTGCGCTCCCTCCAGGGCAATAATGGTTATATTGCGCAAAGTTGTATTGCATTATCGGATAAGAAGTCAAAAGAAATCAGATATGATCATGCGGTCATGAGGACAGCTGCAGCAATTACTTGGTATGACCATTCAGGTGAAGAACCATTAGAGCCGCCAATGGGTTAAGCTTCTGTGATCTTATCTTTTTTTTGACAATTTAAGTCATTTTATTTTATGCTTAAGAGTTATGTTGAAAATTAATCACAATAAACGCTTTTCCACGTATTTGATGACGGCATTTGTTATCCTGGTCAGCGTTTCCGTTGTGATTATTTTGGGAACCTTATACCGCTATTTTGGCAAGAAAGTAGAGGCTGAATTTTACGAGAAGTTAAGGGCGCAAAGGGGCCAAGTTGAAATTATTTTAAACAACCGCATGGCCAGCGTTAAAAGTATGCTAAACGAGCTGCGATCCGACAACATCATTCGGGTCACAGTCATGCTCGACGACACCTCAAAGCTTGAGGATCGTATCACCCAGTCTTACCCACCGGCTAACGGGGTGTACCATTTTGTAAAAAAGGTCGGTGAAAAGCAGATCGTGCCGTCAACATATTCAGCGTTGCCTGAGCGCATCGTTAAATTTGCCATGACAAAATATCCCATGGGTGAAATCGTGCAGAATCGGGGAAAAAAACGTCTATTATGGATGTTTTCGGCTCCGGTTATGCATGAAACCGGTCGCATGGGTACGGCCTATGCGCTGTATGACATGATTCAAGACCAAAAACTCATCGAAATGATTGAGCAAACTGGCGGAATTAGCCTGGCAGTGATCCAGTCCGATCAAGCTTTTAACCTGATATCCCATCAAGCCGTATATGTTGATGACCAACTCCGCAAGAAAATAGCCGGCCATACGGGATTCTACCCTTTTGGCCAAAATCTGGTTCTTTCGAAAATCAGTGGATTTAATCATATATATTTTCAGTCTTCACTGGAAAGCCTTATTCAAGAAAAAAGCAAAGTCACCCTGTGGATGAGCGTGTTTGCTGTTGTCGTTCTGGCGGTTTCAACTTTGATGGCTGTATTTTTAGCCCGCAAAATGGTAGCGCCCTTGCGCAAAATGACTGCCAAGGCCATCCAGATCTCAGAAGGTCAGAAAGATCTTCTTTTTGATACGAATCGAAAAGACTATTGGGAATTCAATCAGTTGTCGGAAGCCTTCAATTTTATGCTCGCAAACATAAAGGACGCTGAAGAGCAAACGCGTTACAAAGAGCTTCTGGAAAAAGTGGATGACGCAGTTTACATCACGGATTTGGCAGGCAATATATTGGAAGCAAATGAAGCCGCCTATTCTCAGCTGGGTTATACGCTCGAAGAGTTTTTCAAGCTTAACTTAAACCAAATTATCCCCGAAAATGATGTCAATTTAATTCTATATGAGCTAGTCGAAAAGGCTCAGGAACAATCGCTGCCTAAATTAAACCTTGAAACCGAGCATTTCACCAATAATCAAGCGTGTATTCCGGTCGAAATACACTCACGCGCTATTACCTACCGGGGCAAAAAAGTCATTCTAAATGTCGCCCGAGATGTCAGCAAGCGCACCGAGGCCCAAAAAGCGCTGCGTGAAAGTGAAGAGCGTTATCGCTCTGTGGTTGAGAATTCAAGAGATGGAATTGTTATCCTCGGCAAAAACCTGAATATTCTGTTTGCCAATGAGGTTTTCAGTGAGATTATCGGATGCCCCCGGGCAGAGATTGAAGGACAGTCGCTGAAAACCTACTTAGAACCAACCGAACACACCGATATCGAAACCTATTTTCAAAAGATACAAAAAGGACTGACAGTTAATTCGGGGCCGGTCTGCAAAATCATGCGCAACAATGGAGAGGAACGATCGGTTAAAATAACAGCCAACCGTTTTCAGGACTCGTCTGAAAAGGAAAAAGTAGTCAGCCAGGTATCGGATATCACCGACCAACTCCAGGCTGAAAAGGAAAAGCAACATCTCGAAGCTCAACTGATGCATGCCCAGAAGATGGAGGCGATTGGCACCCTGGCAGGCGGCATTGCCCACGATTTCAATAATATTCTGATGGGCATCCAGGGGTATTTATCATTGATGCGCCTGGGCAACGAAGCGGACAGTTTTGAGGACCACCCGGACACCAAATATATCCAGGGAATAGAGGAAAATGTTATGAGCGCGGCAAACCTGACCGATCAACTGCTGGGGTTTGCCCGCAAAGGGAAATACACACTGCGGCCGACCTGTCTCAATGAAATCGTGGAAAAAAGCACCCGCATGTTCATGCGCACCAAAAAAGAAATTACCTTGCATAAACGATGCAATCAGGAAATCTGGAATGTAGAGGTGGATCAGGGGCAAATTGAACAGGTTCTCATCAATTTGTATTTAAATGCCTGGCATGCGATGCCCGACGGAGGAGACCTTTATATCCAGACCGAAAATGTGGTTCTGAGCGATGCTTATTGCGAGCCATTTGAAGTCAAAGGCGGCAATTATGTCAAGCTTTCTGTGACCGACAGCGGTATCGGAATGGATAAAGAAACCATCGAACGAATTTTCGAGCCCTTTTTTACAACCAAAGAAATCGGCAAGGGAACGGGTTTAGGGCTGGCTTCCGCGTACGGCATTGTCAAAAACCACCACGGTATTATCCGCGTTTACAGCGAACAGGGTTATGGCAC
The Desulfobacterales bacterium DNA segment above includes these coding regions:
- a CDS encoding PAS domain S-box protein, giving the protein MLKINHNKRFSTYLMTAFVILVSVSVVIILGTLYRYFGKKVEAEFYEKLRAQRGQVEIILNNRMASVKSMLNELRSDNIIRVTVMLDDTSKLEDRITQSYPPANGVYHFVKKVGEKQIVPSTYSALPERIVKFAMTKYPMGEIVQNRGKKRLLWMFSAPVMHETGRMGTAYALYDMIQDQKLIEMIEQTGGISLAVIQSDQAFNLISHQAVYVDDQLRKKIAGHTGFYPFGQNLVLSKISGFNHIYFQSSLESLIQEKSKVTLWMSVFAVVVLAVSTLMAVFLARKMVAPLRKMTAKAIQISEGQKDLLFDTNRKDYWEFNQLSEAFNFMLANIKDAEEQTRYKELLEKVDDAVYITDLAGNILEANEAAYSQLGYTLEEFFKLNLNQIIPENDVNLILYELVEKAQEQSLPKLNLETEHFTNNQACIPVEIHSRAITYRGKKVILNVARDVSKRTEAQKALRESEERYRSVVENSRDGIVILGKNLNILFANEVFSEIIGCPRAEIEGQSLKTYLEPTEHTDIETYFQKIQKGLTVNSGPVCKIMRNNGEERSVKITANRFQDSSEKEKVVSQVSDITDQLQAEKEKQHLEAQLMHAQKMEAIGTLAGGIAHDFNNILMGIQGYLSLMRLGNEADSFEDHPDTKYIQGIEENVMSAANLTDQLLGFARKGKYTLRPTCLNEIVEKSTRMFMRTKKEITLHKRCNQEIWNVEVDQGQIEQVLINLYLNAWHAMPDGGDLYIQTENVVLSDAYCEPFEVKGGNYVKLSVTDSGIGMDKETIERIFEPFFTTKEIGKGTGLGLASAYGIVKNHHGIIRVYSEQGYGTTFVIYLPSSQVVEADDSQTDFTLVKGSECILLVDDEEGPIEVEKLMLKELGYSVITAENGMEAIDIYAENSDKVDLVALDMIMPEMSGKATYEELKKINPAVRVLLVSGYSTNKQTEELFEMGCSGFIQKPFDIIELSQKLRQVLDN
- the pcaD gene encoding 3-oxoadipate enol-lactonase, whose translation is MMNIEANGINIHYELSGKEKAPVVVLSHSLACSQVMWWPQIELLESHFRVLRFDTRGHGQSQAPQGPYTLEQLVDDAIGLLDALKLDRVYWVGLSMGGMIGQGLALRDQSRLNTLVLADTAAVIPAEAQPVWQERIDAAITGGMQAVAESTLERWFTPDYLQQNRPGIDRIRQQILATPLAGYVGCSEAIRRLNYLDQLDAVETKTLIMVGADDPGTPVAASEAMHAQIKGSKLVVIPQAAHLSNIEQADTFNSHLMAFLVE
- a CDS encoding MFS transporter; this translates as MKEGKLHYGWVVVFMGMLTTIAAHGFGRMSYTVILPAMKNDLGFSNYYMGLLSTGNFIGYLAMALIGGFLAARFGARVVITAALILMGITMILTGLAQSFGFAFAMRLLTGLGNGASFVPAMALGSAWFAMRRRGFATGIVSAGIGLGMMIASLGVTRILALLGPNGWRISWYFLGGAVILIAGVVFKFVRSRPEEKGLQQVGQDTTSDSASESASTGKISSLQWTGVIKMGAIWYLGVVYFFYGFSYVIYLTFFKEYLTGEIGLSSVWAGNLFALVGGLSIFCGVIWGKISDVLGRSRGAALAYLVLGLSYIIYALIKVDIGFFLSAILFGLTAWSIPTIMAAAAGDFVGPRLAPAGLGFVTLFFGIGQALGPALGGYLADMSGSFTLPLMVAGVISLVGMVLSFYLKKPDTE